The window CCGGATTATGAGAGGGTCACGCGTATGCCGTTCCGCTCCTGTTATTGGGAGAGCGGCGGCGACGCGGAGCGGGTGCTTTCTGTGCGCGGTTATCATGGTTTTCCCGCGATGACTCCGCGCTGGCACTGTATTGACAACGATGTTTATGGTTACGGCCCGGGGGCGGAGGCTCTGCCGGACGCAAAGGAGCTGCGGATTCAGATCCGCGACCGGGCGGTGGCGATCCGCAAGCAGGTGGCCCCGCCTCTGGTGGCTCCGGAGGGGCTGCGCCGTTCGGGGGTGCGTTCGATGCCGAACGGGATCACTTATGTGCCGGACGGGCAGATGCAGCAGATTCAGCAGCTGTATAATGTTCAGCTGAATTTGCCCGGGCTGCAGCAGATTATTCAGGAGACGGCGGATTCGATTCGTTCGACGATGTACGCGGATCTTTTTCTTATGCTGCAGCAGTCCGGCGGTCCGCAGATGACGGCCAGGGAGATCATCGAGCGCCACGAGGAGAAGATGCTGGTGCTGGGCCCGGTGCTGGGCAGGCTTGAGAGGGAGCTGCTTTCCCCCGCCATTGAACGTATTTACAGCGTCATGTATGAGGCGGGGCTTATTCCCGAAGCTCCCGAAGCTTTGCGCGGCACGACGGATATAAATATAGAGTTTGTCTCTATTTTGGCGCAGGCCCAGAAGATGCAGGGGATGAAGCCAATCGAGCAGAGTGTGTCGTTTATCGGTTCGCTGGCCGCCTCGTTCCCAGAAGCGGCGGACGCTCTGGATGTAGATGCAGGTATCCGCGAGTATTGTAAGTTGTCGGGCGCTCCCGCCAAGCTGCTGCGCGATCCCAGGGCGGTGGAGGAGATACGGGCCCGCCGCGCGCAGGCGGCCCGTGAGCAGGAGCAGTTGGCGCAGATGCAGGCGGCTATCCAGAGCGGACAGCAGGCGGCCCAGGGCGCGGAGGCGCTGGCGAATACGGATGTGAGGCCCGGCTCGGCGCTTTCGGCGGTCGGCGATCTGCTTAGGAACGGGATGTGAGAGGACGGTGGATGATGGATAGTAGAACTGAATCTGAACGGCGCTTGATGTCCGCCCTTCTGGCTTTTGCCGAGGGGCGGATTTTTGTCGGGCTGCTTATCGAGGAGACGGGGTTTTTAAGGAGTTCCGCGCGTGATTCCCCTACCGCCGAGGATACTTATTACCGCGAGGGCGAGCGTAATGTCGGGCAGCGCGTCTTTGAGATGGCCGTGAGCAGCGGCGCGGATCCCTTGAGGTGTATGAGGGAGCACGGGCGGTGGTGCGAGGAGATAGCGCTGCGGGAGAGGGGCCTTCCCGCGGATGAAGAGGAGGAGGATTTGAGTTATGCAGAACGAAAATGACGCCACCAGCGCGGCGTCGATGATTTTCCCCGGTGTGTCAAAGGAGGACGAGATCGCAAAGCTTTATGAGGTGACTTGTATGCCTCCGGAGGAGAAGCTCAATAAGGAGGAGAAGGAGGATACCTGGTCCGCCAGGCGGTCGGTGATTGTCCGCTCGGCAGATGCCGGAGATGCCTCTTCAAAGGCTGAGGCTTTTCTTTATAGGGAGGAAAAACGGGAGTATAGGGCGATAGAGATCAATCTTTGGGGACCTGTACTAATGACAGCGATGTTTTTATGAGACAGAGGTAAGGAGCGATTTGTATGACGGATGAAACAGCAGTAACACAGAATACCGAGGGCACGCCGCCTGCGGATCCGGCGGCGGCGCAGACGGCTGATAACACTGCAGGCGGTGAACTTGAACGTACCCTGCTCACTGATGGAATAGGGACGGAAACGGCGGCGAAGGCGGGTGGTGCGGATAGGGACGATCTGGACAAGGACTCTAAGGAGGGCGACGAGGGCGATAAGGGTAAGGAGCCCTCCGTGCCGGAGAGGTATGAGCTTACTATGCTGGAGGGCTGGGGGCTCGACGAGGATGGGCTGGCCGAGCTAACGCCGATCATGCAGGGGCTGGGGGCGTCCAACGAGCAGGTGCAGGCGATAGCCGATCTTTATGTGAGGCGTCTGTCGGCGGCGCGCGAGGCGCAGCTTGCGGCGGACGCGGCGACGGTGAAGGCGTGGCAGGATGAGATTGTGCAGGATCCGGAGATCGGCGGCCCCGCTTTGGAGGAGAATCTCGCAGCGGTGAGCCGGGTGCTGGCGAGGTATGCCGGCGATGAGTTTGTCGGTTGGATGAAGGATACGAATCTCGGGAATTATCCGCCGTTTGTAAAGGCGATGGTGAAGATGGCGAAGGATCTTTCCGACGACAGTTTTATCCCAGGTGGACGCGGCGGCGGTATGGGCGGCGACCCGATGAAGGAAGCCGCGAATCTTATTTACGGAAAAATTTAAGGAGGGGTATAGATGGGTATTTTGGGCGGAAATAATCCGACGCTTATGGATATAGCCCGTCGCACGGACGGGAACGGGAAGATCGCAAAGATCGTCGAGATGCTTTCGGAGCAGAATTCTATTCTCGACGATATGATGTTCGAGCAGTGTAACAGCGGCAGCTCGCACAGGACCACGGTGAGGACGGGGCTGCCGGAGGCGGTCTGGCGCAAGCTCTACGAAGGCGTGCCGTCGTCGAAGAGCGAGACGGAGCAGATTATGGATTCCTGTGGAATGCTGGAGACGTACAGCGAGATAGATAAGGCGCTGGCCGATATGGCTCCGGATAAGGGAGCTTTTCTGCTTTCGGAGAGCGCGTCGTTCCTTGAGAGTATGAATAATGAGATGGCCGATACGCTGATTTACGGCAATGAGAAGAAGGATAAGGCGAAGTTCACCGGGCTTGCGGCGCGTTACGGTGCTATTTCCGACGATGAGAAGAAGATCGGCTTTAATGTCATCTCCGGCGGCGGCACGGGGGTGGATAATACGTCGATTTATGTCCTCAACTGGGGACCGCAGACGATGCACGGCCTTTATCCGCGCGGGAGCAAGGCCGGGGTTTCGGTCGATTTCCGCGGTCAGCAGACGGTGCGCGATTCAAGCGGCAATAAGTTTGAGGCTTATGTGACTCATTATAAATGGGATATGGGTTTTACTTTGCGCGACTGGCGTTACGGGGTGCGGATCGCGA is drawn from Cloacibacillus porcorum and contains these coding sequences:
- a CDS encoding portal protein; amino-acid sequence: MEYTAELRKGLDQRRAALRNDASYIEPLWQELRDYIHPFRGRFAGEKNDRLPDMLKVLSSVPGKARSTLVAGMQSGLTSPSRQWFMLSTHNAELSDDWEVRCWLDDVHDRMMRVMQGSNFYHALHNVYEELVTFGTGVMVIVPDYSNVIRCTTLTCGRYWLGASNGYDIDCIYRDFDLTAKQIVSMFGEKNVSDGVRLAAVSSPFTRFEVHQAIEPDYERVTRMPFRSCYWESGGDAERVLSVRGYHGFPAMTPRWHCIDNDVYGYGPGAEALPDAKELRIQIRDRAVAIRKQVAPPLVAPEGLRRSGVRSMPNGITYVPDGQMQQIQQLYNVQLNLPGLQQIIQETADSIRSTMYADLFLMLQQSGGPQMTAREIIERHEEKMLVLGPVLGRLERELLSPAIERIYSVMYEAGLIPEAPEALRGTTDINIEFVSILAQAQKMQGMKPIEQSVSFIGSLAASFPEAADALDVDAGIREYCKLSGAPAKLLRDPRAVEEIRARRAQAAREQEQLAQMQAAIQSGQQAAQGAEALANTDVRPGSALSAVGDLLRNGM
- a CDS encoding major capsid protein; the protein is MGILGGNNPTLMDIARRTDGNGKIAKIVEMLSEQNSILDDMMFEQCNSGSSHRTTVRTGLPEAVWRKLYEGVPSSKSETEQIMDSCGMLETYSEIDKALADMAPDKGAFLLSESASFLESMNNEMADTLIYGNEKKDKAKFTGLAARYGAISDDEKKIGFNVISGGGTGVDNTSIYVLNWGPQTMHGLYPRGSKAGVSVDFRGQQTVRDSSGNKFEAYVTHYKWDMGFTLRDWRYGVRIANIDVSDLSTSGESSSSAADIINLLIRAFGKFPKADMGRRVIYCNRRVMTALNLQAANRSTLALKVDEVGGKPVTSFWGVPIRQVDAIKNDEAKVV